Proteins encoded in a region of the Pelmatolapia mariae isolate MD_Pm_ZW linkage group LG16_19, Pm_UMD_F_2, whole genome shotgun sequence genome:
- the soul3 gene encoding heme-binding protein soul3, which produces MDRGGCQMSGGGPSSGDGSGPDRHGMITLEDLESFSEDQLSDSGNGSLEEGETMEEDENPDRLLHYWQEVARGHQVEVSQDMAEPIQQLSTNNQGRSHREQVPFTLLGRKEKCGEILYEKRHYEKGHWACITMREETYEQSICYGFMRIMRYICQQNSLGDYLGMTLPIVTVVRTNENHSVMSPDVTVAYYLPTEHQAQPPQPHDSDIVIEIWPATVVYTRAFSGPTNEVTIINQISTLAELLESPGVCVNDSFIVAGYTNPAHSNRQNEIWFLERR; this is translated from the exons atggaccGAGGTGGCTGCCAGATGAGTGGCGGTGGTCCTAGTAGTGGAGACGGTAGCGGCCCCGACCGACACGGGATGATCACACTGGAGGACCTGGAGTCTTTCTCGGAGGACCAGCTCTCAGACTCTGGCAACGGGAGTCTCGAAGAAGGCGAGACCATGGAGGAAGACGAAAATCCAGACCGCCTGCTACATTACTGGCAGGAGGTAGCGAGGGGACACCAAGTGGAAGTTTCTCAAg ATATGGCAGAACCCATTCAACAGCTAAGCACCAATAACCAAGGACGCAGTCACAGAGAGCAGGTCCCGTTTACCCTCCTTGGACGCAAAGAGAAG TGTGGTGAGATCCTGTATGAGAAACGCCACTATGAAAAGGGTCACTGGGCTTGTATAACAATGCGTGAGGAGACGTATGAACAGAGTATTTGCTATGGCTTTATGAGGATAATGAGATACATCTGCCAACAAAACTCCTTAG GTGACTATCTGGGCATGACGCTGCCTATTGTAACAGTGGTGCGCACAAATGAGAATCATTCTGTAATGTCCCCTGATGTCACTGTGGCTTACTACCTTCCCACTGAGCACCAGGCCCAGCCCCCCCAACCTCACGACAGCGACATTGTCATTGAAATCTGGCCTGCCACTGTTGTATATACGAG GGCCTTTAGCGGTCCCACCAATGAAGTGACCATCATAAACCAGATAAGCACCTTGGCCGAGCTGCTGGAGTCTCCAGGAGTGTGTGTCAACGACTCATTCATCGTGGCCGGCTACACCAACCCTGCTCACAGCAACCGTCAGAATGAAATCTGGTTTTTA